DNA from Nitrospina gracilis Nb-211:
CGGAGATGCACATCTGGACTCCGCCCAGCGAGGAAGAACTGGCCGCGCGACACCGCCGCCAGCAGGTGCTGGACGCGATGAGCTCCGACCTGGAAAAGTTGTTCATGCGTTATGCCCACACGCTGGGCGAGGAGATCATTCTGGAAAACCTGATCGCCTTCCAGACCCCGCAATACCACCAGTGGAATGCGCGGTTCTCGGAGGACCTGAGCGATATTGACGCCATCCATCAGGGCAATGTGGATGAACTGCAAAAATCCGGCGAGGCGGTGGCGCTTTTGAAGGAGGAGTTGGAGGCCATCCGCAAGCGGCGCGAGGAACGGCGGTTTCGTCCGGATGAATACCAGCTTGCCATCCGCCTGTTCCGCGACGCGCGCTATGCGGAAAGTATCGCCGTGTTCAACCGCGTGCTGGCCACCGAGTTTCCGCCCAACCTGCATGACAACATCCTGTTCGGGCTGGGGTCCAATTACTACCGCCTGCGGGACTACAAAAAGGCCAAATCCTATTTTGATCCCATCGTGGAAGAACACCCCTCCACCGACAAATGGCTGGTGGCCCACGCCATGCTCGGCATGATATACAATCTGGACGGACAAAAAAGCCGCGCCTTGTGGATTCTGCAGAAAGCTCTGGATGAAAAACCCACCGGCGAACTGCTCTCCATCCTGCAAAACCTCATACTCATCACCCAGGGAAAGAAACCCGATGTCGCAAGTTAACCAACCCGCGCCCAATCTCGATGTAGCCGAGTGGGTGCAGGGCGAAGCCTCCAATATCGACCGGGAACGTGGCAACGTAATCCTCGTTACGGTGTTTCAGGTCAACTGCCCCGGCTGTTTCGTCGGCGGATTTCCGGAAGTCCTCGCGGTGCACCAGGAGTTTCAGGGACAGCCGTTGAAGATATGGGGGCTCGCCACGGCGTTCGAGGATTACCGCTTCAACAATCTGGAAAATCTGAAAAAGCTGGCACACACCGGAGAGGTGGTGGGCGAGACGCTCGCCTACCTGCAGAACAGCGGCATGTTGCAGAACGGCCGGCTGACCTTTTCCATTCCTTTTCCGCTGGCGTGGGACCGGCTGGTGAAACGCCAGGGCGGGGCGACGCCGGAGGAAATCGAAGCCTTTCTGGCGCGCGACTTTCCCGACTATCGGGATATGCCGGGCCACACCCTGAACGCGGTCAAAACCCAGATCAAACAGTACCTGGAGAAAAAAGAATACGACGCCAGCACTTTTGACCGGTACGGACTGCGCGGCACGCCGTCCACGATCCTGATTGACAAACAGGGTATCCTCAGGCACAAACTGTTTGGGTCAGGCTTGAATCTGAGTGACCTCATCGAGCCGTTGCTGAACGAATAACCGGGAGGCGCCTCATGCTCACCTACCAAAAATTCGTCAACACCATCGACGCGCTGGAAGACGCGCGGGTTCTCTTGGCGGCGCTCGAGTTCGATGTGTTTTCCATCCTCGACAGGAAGGAGTTGACGGTCCGGCAAATCGCCCGCAAGGCAGAGGCGCAGGACGAAGGCATGTCCGCACTCCTGCACGCACTGGTGGCGCTGGGCGCGCTCAGCAAAACGAAGGACGGCAAGTTCGCCAACACGGCGGAGATGTACAAGCACTTCTGCCGGACCAGCCCGGATTACAAAAAAGGCACCGCTCATCTGAAGATGGAGAAAAACGATGAGTGGAACCAGCTGATCCAGACCATCCGCAAAGGGCGCGACCTGACAGCGTTCGAGGACGGTGACGACCCGGAGTTCCGCCACTGCTTCTCCTACGCCATGCACGAGCGGAGCGAGCCTTACGCCGCCAAAATCGCTACGCTCCTGGCCAAGAAAAAATCCATCGGCAAATTCCTCGACCTGGGCGGAGGCCCCGGCTCCTACTGCGCCGCCGTTCTACGTAAGGACAAAAAAGCCGAGGCCACACTTCTGGACCGCGACGCCGCCTGCAACGTGGCGCGGGCGTTGTTCGGAAAAGAAAAGTTTTTCAGCCGGTTCACCATGAAGCCCGGCGACCTGTTTGACACGGACTATGGCAACGGATTCGACACCGTGCTGTTCTCCAACATCCTGCACATCTACAACCCCGCCGAGAACCGCCAGCTCCTCAAAAAAATCCACAAGGCGCTCAAACCCGGCGGCCGGCTGGCCATTGTGGATTTCTTTTTGAACGAGGACCGCACCGCGCCGTACGAAGCGGCGATGTTCTCCCTCACCATGCTGTTGTTCACCGAGACAGGCAAGACCT
Protein-coding regions in this window:
- a CDS encoding tetratricopeptide repeat protein, yielding MPPPPPPIDPAEMHIWTPPSEEELAARHRRQQVLDAMSSDLEKLFMRYAHTLGEEIILENLIAFQTPQYHQWNARFSEDLSDIDAIHQGNVDELQKSGEAVALLKEELEAIRKRREERRFRPDEYQLAIRLFRDARYAESIAVFNRVLATEFPPNLHDNILFGLGSNYYRLRDYKKAKSYFDPIVEEHPSTDKWLVAHAMLGMIYNLDGQKSRALWILQKALDEKPTGELLSILQNLILITQGKKPDVAS
- a CDS encoding acetylserotonin O-methyltransferase — encoded protein: MLTYQKFVNTIDALEDARVLLAALEFDVFSILDRKELTVRQIARKAEAQDEGMSALLHALVALGALSKTKDGKFANTAEMYKHFCRTSPDYKKGTAHLKMEKNDEWNQLIQTIRKGRDLTAFEDGDDPEFRHCFSYAMHERSEPYAAKIATLLAKKKSIGKFLDLGGGPGSYCAAVLRKDKKAEATLLDRDAACNVARALFGKEKFFSRFTMKPGDLFDTDYGNGFDTVLFSNILHIYNPAENRQLLKKIHKALKPGGRLAIVDFFLNEDRTAPYEAAMFSLTMLLFTETGKTYTFSETEHLLTRAGFHKFQTHKLDEGSHVMVATRK
- a CDS encoding TlpA family protein disulfide reductase, yielding MSQVNQPAPNLDVAEWVQGEASNIDRERGNVILVTVFQVNCPGCFVGGFPEVLAVHQEFQGQPLKIWGLATAFEDYRFNNLENLKKLAHTGEVVGETLAYLQNSGMLQNGRLTFSIPFPLAWDRLVKRQGGATPEEIEAFLARDFPDYRDMPGHTLNAVKTQIKQYLEKKEYDASTFDRYGLRGTPSTILIDKQGILRHKLFGSGLNLSDLIEPLLNE